TCCTCGACGTCGTCAGCCAGGCCTGTGGGAAAGATCGAAAACCGGGGCAACCGCTTCCAATCCATCGTCCGCCCAACGAAGTGTCCGCCCCTGCCCTGCCCAATTCACAAAGTGGCTGGCACCTTACGAGTTTTACTTCACAAAGTGGCTGGCACCTTACGAGTTTGTTCTTTACGAGTTCCCTTACCCGATGACCTTGGACGTGATCCCACTGACAACACTGTGATTCGCGAGCATTTTGCTCGCTCGACCCTCGGCCTACTGTCGACTAGAGTATGGCCGGAGGACATACCATGAACGTTGACCAAGCAATTTCCGACCTTTCCACACTTCCGGTGGGGGATCGCTTGCGTGTCGTGCATGCGATCTGGGATACGCTGCCTGACGATGTTGACCTTTCGCCGTCTGCGGAGCAGCAAGCCGAAATTGACCGTCGTCTTGCTGCACACGATGCAGATCCATCGACTGCCATATCGCACGACGAAATGATGCGGCGCATCGCGAAGCGGCGGTGATGTGGCATCTTTCGTATCGTCCGGAGATCGAAGATGATGTCTGCGAGGCCGCCGCTTGGTACGACGACAAACGCGCGGGACTCGGCGATGAATTTGTTGCCGAATACGCGTCGGCGATACGCCGAATTCAGGACAACCCACTTTTGTTCGCGATCGCCGAGAGCGGACTGCGCCCGTGCCGACTAAAGCGGTTCCCCTACATCATCCATTTCAGGGTCGAAGGTAGCGATATCCTGGTCGTCGCGCTAATGGGCAGTGGCCGCGATGAATCCTCGTTCATTCACCGCAACAGATAACCATCAAATCGGGATAAGGGCCCGGTTGCCTGGACCCCCTCCCACACCACCTAGCATGCGGGACCGCACGAGGCAGGTCGGCAGGAGTCTTTCGGCATTTGGACTGTTTCGGTAAGCGTCGTTGCTCCCACGTACAACCGGGGCGAACGCCCAAACGGCTCACATGATGATGCCCGATCATTCCTGCCGACCTGCCGAGGAGGTTGAGCACGAGTTTCAAGTCAGCGCGTCGCCGCGATGCCCCAAGCCATTGGACCGACAACTTCGCCGCTAAGAGATTGCCATCCGGCAACGGCTCCTTCGCGAGATGAAGCCGAACCGTGCTTGCTCGTTCCCTTCCGGCCTTCGTCGACCACCGGGGCCGACGACGATGTCCTCTGCTGACTTCTCTCTGCACGGTCATACGTTGCCGCATTCCGCCCCGCCTTTCGGGCAAGCCCTACTCACGGGTACGCATCGAGATCTCCCCGAAAAAGGGACGTCCTTGATCGCTCAAGAACACGTGATCTGTCCCCGCCCAAGTGCTTGATCTACCTCCGCTCAGAACTCCATCAAGGCATCCGCCGGGCTTCCGGTTCGGCTTCTCGGTCAGCAGCCCACTGTGATCCAAGGGATCGCTCCGCGACGGGCCTGGAGACGTCGGCCTCGTATCAAGTTTCTGTACGTCACCTGGCGGGTCTTGGCGAGAAGATGTCCAGCGACGATTCCTTGCTGGCTTACCGATCATCTTCGCAGGCTTCCTCCCCCCGGTTTGTCACCTCCCCGCAGTTGCTCCGGGTTGCTTGGTGAATGGCCTCGGACTGCCTTTCTTCAGAGCTACATTTGGTAGACTGACTCCTCGAAAGAAACCGGAACGAAGTACAGGGGACTTGCACCCCACAAGATCACGCCCATGTCGGGCGTACTGCACACGGAGCGGGGCTTGCCGGCGGATACGAAATGGACAACTCTACTCTCCCCGCCCGGTGACGCCGGTCGTTCGCCGACAGAAGGATGCCTGATTGCCTGCTGTAATTCGAATCGCTGGTGAACGTCACTTGCTCGCCGACGCTGTTGCCGCGAGCGGACTTGCGTTCACCGAATCGGCACAGTCTCGACGCATGCGACGATTGAACGCAGACGCCCACGAGATGGACACGTCATACAACCTGACGGTCTCCGAGGCCGATGGCGATGAAGTGTCGGTGCAAGTTCGTGATGTCGACGAATTCTTGAATGCAAACGAGCAACTGTTTGCTGAACTTTTGCGTTCGATCCCTGACTGTCACTGTACGATCGATTTCTCTTGGGATTTCCCTGCAACGTCTGCCGGACAGTACAATTGCTTCCCTACGGCGTTGCTGAATCGACTTGGTGTGCTCGGTGTAGATCTGAAGGTTTCGGTATATGCGACATCAGAAAATGCGGCGAACCATCCGATGCAACCGAGCGGCGAAGTCGGGCGTATTGAAATGGATGATCAACCGTCGCCGCCGGCTGATCGGTAACGTTTTCCGAATGACAAGGCATCGACTTCGCTGGTCGAGCGGCAGAGACTTACGACACCCAAACGACTCACTCCCGGCCCCGCCATGGCATTCATTCCCTATATCCTTGTTTGGATCGGACTCGGTCTGACTGGCTCTTTCTTGCTTCTCACGAAATCGGCACGCCCGGAGCGTGCATTGTTTGTTGTAATTTTCTCGTTGCCGCATGCAGTTGTATTTGGGCCGCTCTTCTTGCTGTTGAACCTGGCCGGACGAGCTCAGAAAACCTGCCCTTCCTGCCAATCGAGCGTTGATCGTGCGGCTACTGTCTGTGCAAAATGCACAAAAGAGCTACCACAATCGTCGTAAAATCCGAAAGACACCCGTCGAAGTCCTCCAGGAGAAACGCAGGGCAAAGCGACGCAATCCGACAGGCAAACGCATTCGACGCGACGGAACCATTGGGGGCAGTGGGGCTGCTCCGAAGTTTGTGAACGAGAGTTCCCAACCAGATGCACGCCGAATGCAAAGAACGTGTCTGCCGGAGCGGCGCCGAAGCGGCTTGATCCGGCCTACTTGCTGCCTCGAAGTCGACCGTGGTGCGGCAATCGTCCGATCAACGATGAATGGCGATTGGTGGATGGCACCTTCCGGATCCTTAGTGGTCTGTCACGACTTATCCCTGGGGTAGTGGACGAGGCGACGAGTCATGAACTGGCGTGAAATCCAAGGACTCGTGGCCTCGTCCACTACGACCAACCTTATCTTTTAGCTGTGACAGACCACTCGCCTTGCAATCTCAACTCCCTGCCGGACAATGCCGAGCAGCATGGGACGTGATCTGATCTGACACAATGCAAACTCAGCCAGAACGAAGCAGACAGGCCGCGCGCAAACTCGTTTCAAGCGAGTGACATTTCTTCTAACAAACCAAGGACCTGAAGCATGGCGGCACCTCACCATTTCTTTCATGATTCGATGTGGTCAATCCTAGCGATTGCGTTGGCAATGTCGGCCTCGACCGCTTTGGCATGCACACGCATTCTATGGAATACCAATGGCGTCCTCGCCGTCGCGGGACGGACGATGGATTGGGCAGAATCAACGGAACCAAGACTGTATGTTTTTCCGAAAGGCATGCCTCGAGATGGAGGCCGGGTTGGGCCGATTGATTTCGGTGACGAAAATCCACTCACCTGGACGTCTCGCTATGGTTCGGTCGTCGTTTCCGCTTATGGCCTGGCATCGGTCGACGGTTTGAACGAAAAGGGACTTGCAATGCACTTGCTGTTCCTAACCGCCACCGACTATGGGCCGCGAAATCCAGAGAAAGCGGGGCTCCATGCGGGCCTTTGGGGGCAGTACTTGCTCGACAACGCAGCCACGGTCGAAGAAGCCCTGGAGAGAATGAAAGACGTTCAACCAATCATGGTCGAGCACGCCGGCTTCAAGACGTCGCTTCACTTAGCAATCGAAGATGCATCCGGAGATTCCGCCATCATCGAATACGTCGATGGCCAACCAAAAATCTACCATGGATCGGAACATCGAGTGGTGACCAATGATCCACCCTACGATCAACAACTCCTTGAGCTAGAGAAGTGGGATTTCACGAACGCGACACGCCAAACCCCGCTGCCCGGCAACGTCAATCCAATCGATCGCTTTGTACGAGCCAACTATTTCTTGAAGACGCTTCGCAAACCCGAGGGAGAACGAGAAGCAATTGCCACGACATTGTCTCTCGCTCGAAACGCTTCGGTGCCATTCAATGCGCCTTACAAAACGCCTGGAACGATCTACGACACCGAATACCGCACCGTCGTGAACCTGGAGGCCAGACGTTTCTTCTTTGAGCTGACAACGAGCCCCAACGTCATTTGGGTGAATCTGGAGGACTTGGAGCTTTCTCCAGGCTCCCCGGTTCTCACGCTCAACCCAGATGACATTCATCTGTCAGGCAATGTGAACAAAGAATTCACACCAGTGGCTGAACCTCCGTTCTAAGCAGGTCGGCAGGAGTCTTTCGGCATTTGGGCTGTTTCGGTAATCGCCGTTGCTCCCACGTATAACCGGGGCTAACGCCCAAACGGCTCACATGATGATGCCCGATCATTCCTGCTGACCTGCTTAAGAACCATGTGAACAACAAGTGACGTAGCGGAAGGGCGCGAGCCCTCCGGTTCCTCACCGGGCGGCTTGCGCCACGCCGCTAACATCGTCACTTGTTGTTCACGCGTTGCTTAAGCAGGCACGCGGGAAAACTTGTTCCCCAGCAAGGTCTCACAAGCAGATCAGTTCTTCTTGTCGCTGGCTCACGGGAACATCCAAGTTGCGGAGTCGTGAAATGATCTCACCGCAGAGCTCTCGATAGCGAGCGGCGAACTGCCGCCCGTACTTGGCATCGCAATTTGGATGCGGGGTGCTCAGCTCGCGTGGGTCGACAGCCCTGGCCAATTGGGCCGCGTTGGGAATGACCGACTCAAACGGGGTGGGCAACTTCGCGAAAGGATCGGAAACCATCGCGCGGTGAAGTGGCGTCTGCTGGCGATACAACGTCCACAAAGTCCCGAGTGAGTCAACACGAAAACGTTTCAGCCGATCGACCAAATTCGCTGATCCTCGCACCGACAATTGGTCCGGGATGGATGGAATCACGCAACCATCCGCGATCCGCAGAAACATTTTGACTTGCATCGCAATGCTGGGCGGACAATCCACAATCACGAAGTCATACAGTTCGTTGAGCCAGCTCTTCACTCCCGGCATCTGTTTCTTGATTTGAGTGAACAAATCTCGTTCGGTGTCGAACAAACCCGAGCGACGCTTGGAACGAAACGCATTGTTGTA
The window above is part of the Rhodopirellula islandica genome. Proteins encoded here:
- a CDS encoding addiction module protein, with amino-acid sequence MNVDQAISDLSTLPVGDRLRVVHAIWDTLPDDVDLSPSAEQQAEIDRRLAAHDADPSTAISHDEMMRRIAKRR
- a CDS encoding type II toxin-antitoxin system RelE/ParE family toxin; its protein translation is MWHLSYRPEIEDDVCEAAAWYDDKRAGLGDEFVAEYASAIRRIQDNPLLFAIAESGLRPCRLKRFPYIIHFRVEGSDILVVALMGSGRDESSFIHRNR
- a CDS encoding linear amide C-N hydrolase — its product is MAAPHHFFHDSMWSILAIALAMSASTALACTRILWNTNGVLAVAGRTMDWAESTEPRLYVFPKGMPRDGGRVGPIDFGDENPLTWTSRYGSVVVSAYGLASVDGLNEKGLAMHLLFLTATDYGPRNPEKAGLHAGLWGQYLLDNAATVEEALERMKDVQPIMVEHAGFKTSLHLAIEDASGDSAIIEYVDGQPKIYHGSEHRVVTNDPPYDQQLLELEKWDFTNATRQTPLPGNVNPIDRFVRANYFLKTLRKPEGEREAIATTLSLARNASVPFNAPYKTPGTIYDTEYRTVVNLEARRFFFELTTSPNVIWVNLEDLELSPGSPVLTLNPDDIHLSGNVNKEFTPVAEPPF
- a CDS encoding ParA family protein: MPVLLMINLKGGVGKTASTVAIAETLAEEGYKTLVIDADHQSMAGELLLGEQRMLQCEKRKRTLHDVFLEMCDPDFEVDDLRTFIAQETSNVATVHDFLDVIPCSFRIDDFYNNAFRSKRRSGLFDTERDLFTQIKKQMPGVKSWLNELYDFVIVDCPPSIAMQVKMFLRIADGCVIPSIPDQLSVRGSANLVDRLKRFRVDSLGTLWTLYRQQTPLHRAMVSDPFAKLPTPFESVIPNAAQLARAVDPRELSTPHPNCDAKYGRQFAARYRELCGEIISRLRNLDVPVSQRQEELICL